One segment of Myxocyprinus asiaticus isolate MX2 ecotype Aquarium Trade chromosome 41, UBuf_Myxa_2, whole genome shotgun sequence DNA contains the following:
- the LOC127431658 gene encoding PAN2-PAN3 deadenylation complex subunit pan3-like isoform X1: MLANKRVDFAEETDFIAQRTVRCSLILKCFKNILLLSSRLENLYVRASSGGSSSSSGAMNSGLPASAVPLGGVGIPGVKVKFCRYYAKDKTCFYGDECQFLHEDPSMASLSLHGGGAGAGGGGSPVSLSLVGGAVTAAGYALGGNAASGSPANVPKKSDSLGPAGTALDGQLLSITGMEGGALNDASLTNSYFSSTFIGVNGFGGPAESKYSMMQRMTSSSSSPSLLNDGAKSYSHSAHDPINSPTSSLFSDFGALSLSQRRKAPNPTASEFVPKGAPRIASMSQTTVPAFASPIFSHPGLSSSTAAALAPGMSLSAGSSPLHSPKITPHTSPAPRRRSHTPNPIPANYMVPTTTSDQGGGAHIIQKETVGGTTYFYTDNTPAPLAGMVFPTYHMYPQTAPHVAYMQPKANAPSFFMADELRQELINRHLITMAQIDQSENPGVPSEVDSYHSLFPLEPLPPPNCLQKTSNFSYITSCYKAVNSKDDLPYCLRRIHGFRLVNTKCMMLVDMWKKIQHSNTVTLREVFTTKAFGDHSLVFSYDFHAGAETMFSRHFNDPAADSFFTKRKWGQHELPPPRQHAGLLPESLIWAYIVQLSSALRTIHTAGLACRVMDPSKILITGKTRLRVNCVGMFDVLTFDNSQTNHLALMPQYQQADLISLGKVVLALACNSLAGIQRENLQKAMELVSINYSSDLKNLILYLLSEQSRLRSVNDIMPMIGARFYTQLDASQMRNDVIEEDLAKEVQNGRLFRLLAKLGTINERPEFQKDPTWSETGDRYLLKLFRDHLFHQVTEASTPWIDLSHIVSCLNKLDAGVPEKISLVSRDEKSVLVVTYSDLKRCFESTFQELLVTANGPL; the protein is encoded by the exons ATGCTCGCCAACAAACGCGTGGATTTTGCTGAAGAGACTGATTTTATTGCACAACGTACAGTAAGGTGCTCATTGATTCtcaagtgttttaaaaatatactaCTGCTGAGTTCTCGACTCGAGAATCTCTATGTGCGAGCGTCTTCCGGCGGGAGCAGCAGTAGCAGCGGTGCCATGAACAGTGGACTCCCAGCTTCAGCTGTTCCGCTCGGGGGTGTCGGTATACCCGGTGTGAAGGTGAAATTCTGCCGCTACTATGCGAAAGACAAGACTTGTTTTTACGGAGATGAATGCCAGTTTTTGCACGAGGACCCGTCCATGGCGAGCCTTTCTCTGCACGGTGGTGGAGCTGGTGCTGGAGGAGGAGGAAGCCCCGTCTCTTTATCTCTGGTTGGAGGAGCAGTGACGGCGGCGGGTTACGCACTCGGAGGCAACGCGGCCAGCGGCTCACCGGCGAACGTTCCCAAAAAGAGCGATTCTCTCGGTCCCGCGGGAACGGCTTTAGATGGTCAGCTGTTGTCCA TCACTGGAATGGAGGGAGGTGCTCTGAATGATGCCAGTCTGACCAACTCGTATTTCAGCAGCACCTTTATTGGGGTCAATGGGTTTGGAGGCCCTGCAGAGTCCAAGTATTCAATGATGCAG AGGATGACGAGCAGCAGCAGCTCTCCAAGTCTGCTTAACGATGGTGCCAAGAGCTACAGCCACAGTGCTCATG atccaatcaattccccgACATCATCTCTCTTCAGTGATTTTGGTGCTTTGAGCCTATCACAAAGGAGAAAG GCTCCTAACCCCACAGCCAGTGAGTTTGTCCCTAAAGGGGCCCCACGAATAGCCTCCATGTCTCAGACGACTGTGCCAGCGTTCGCCTCCCCCATCTTCTCTCATCCTGGCCTGAGCAGCTCCACTGCGGCTGCTCTTGCACCTG GTATGTCCCTTTCGGCTGGGTCATCTCCTCTCCATTCCCCCAAGATCACGCCTCACACTTCCCCAGCCCCACGACGACGCAGCCACACACCCAACCCTATACCAGCCAATTACATGGTGCCTACCACTACGTCTGACCAGGGGGGTGGAGCACACATAATTCAGAAGGAGACTGTGGGCGGGACCACCTACTTCTATACTGATAACACCCCTGCTCCCTTGGCCGGAATG GTGTTCCCGACGTATCACATGTATCCACAAACGGCACCTCATGTGGCGTACATGCAGCCGAAAGCCAATGCGCCATCTTTCTTTATGGCTGATGAACTCCGACAG GAGCTGATTAACAGGCATTTGATAACAATGGCACAGATAGATCAGTCAGAGAACCCTG GAGTGCCATCTGAGGTAGACAGTTACCACAGCCTCTTTCCCCTGGAACCCCTTCCCCCACCCAACTGCCTTCAGAAAACCAGCAACTTCAGCTACATCACTTCCTGTTACAAGGCAGTCAACAGCAAAGATGACCTGCCTTACTGCCTCAGGAGGATACATG GATTCAGGTTGGTAAACACCAAGTGCATGATGCTGGTAGACATGTGGAAGAAAATTCAGCACTCCAATACTGTGACCCTTCGAGAGGTCTTCACCACCAAAGCTTTTGGAGACCACT CACTGGTATTCTCCTATGACTTCCACGCGGGGGCTGAAACAATGTTCAGCAGGCACTTCAACGATCCGGCAGCGGATTCTTTCTTCACTAAAAGAAAGTGGG GCCAGCATGAGCTCCCTCCTCCACGGCAACACGCGGGCCTCTTACCAGAGTCTCTGATCTGGGCCTACATCGTCCAGCTGAGCTCAGCACTGCGCACCATTCACACAGCTGGGCTGGCCTGCAGGGTCATGGACCCCAGCAAGATCCTCATCACTGGAAAGACACG GTTACGAGTCAACTGTGTAGGAATGTTTGATGTCTTAACATTTGACAATAGTCAGACCAACCACCTGGCACTTATGCCCCAGTACCAG CAAGCAGATCTCATCTCCCTGGGGAAGGTGGTGTTGGCACTGGCGTGTAACTCTTTAGCTGGCATTCAGAGAGAGAATCTGCAGAAGGCCATGGAGCTTGTGTCCATCAACTACTCCTCTGACCTCAAAAACCTCATACT GTACCTACTGTCAGAACAGAGCCGTCTACGCAGCGTCAATGACATTATGCCCATGATTGGAGCGCGATTTTACACTCAACTTGATGCCTCGCAAATGAGGAATGATGTCATTGAGGAGGACTTGGCCAAG GAGGTTCAAAATGGGCGATTGTTTCGCCTACTGGCAAAACTGGGAACTATCAATGAGAGACCAGA ATTTCAGAAGGACCCAACATGGTCTGAGACTGGTGATCGTTATCTGCTGAAGCTCTTCAGAGATCACCTGTTCCACCAGGTAACTGAGGCAAGCACACCCTGGATCGACCTCAGCCATATTGTATCCTGTCTCAATAAG CTGGATGCTGGAGTACCAGAGAAGATCAGCCTGGTATCGCGGGATGAGAAGAGCGTTCTTGTGGTGACGTACTCAGACCTAAAGCGATGCTTTGAGAGCACCTTCCAGGAACTTCTGGTCACCGCTAATGGCCCGCTGTAG
- the LOC127431658 gene encoding PAN2-PAN3 deadenylation complex subunit pan3-like isoform X2 produces the protein MEGGALNDASLTNSYFSSTFIGVNGFGGPAESKYSMMQRMTSSSSSPSLLNDGAKSYSHSAHDPINSPTSSLFSDFGALSLSQRRKAPNPTASEFVPKGAPRIASMSQTTVPAFASPIFSHPGLSSSTAAALAPGMSLSAGSSPLHSPKITPHTSPAPRRRSHTPNPIPANYMVPTTTSDQGGGAHIIQKETVGGTTYFYTDNTPAPLAGMVFPTYHMYPQTAPHVAYMQPKANAPSFFMADELRQELINRHLITMAQIDQSENPGVPSEVDSYHSLFPLEPLPPPNCLQKTSNFSYITSCYKAVNSKDDLPYCLRRIHGFRLVNTKCMMLVDMWKKIQHSNTVTLREVFTTKAFGDHSLVFSYDFHAGAETMFSRHFNDPAADSFFTKRKWGQHELPPPRQHAGLLPESLIWAYIVQLSSALRTIHTAGLACRVMDPSKILITGKTRLRVNCVGMFDVLTFDNSQTNHLALMPQYQQADLISLGKVVLALACNSLAGIQRENLQKAMELVSINYSSDLKNLILYLLSEQSRLRSVNDIMPMIGARFYTQLDASQMRNDVIEEDLAKEVQNGRLFRLLAKLGTINERPEFQKDPTWSETGDRYLLKLFRDHLFHQVTEASTPWIDLSHIVSCLNKLDAGVPEKISLVSRDEKSVLVVTYSDLKRCFESTFQELLVTANGPL, from the exons ATGGAGGGAGGTGCTCTGAATGATGCCAGTCTGACCAACTCGTATTTCAGCAGCACCTTTATTGGGGTCAATGGGTTTGGAGGCCCTGCAGAGTCCAAGTATTCAATGATGCAG AGGATGACGAGCAGCAGCAGCTCTCCAAGTCTGCTTAACGATGGTGCCAAGAGCTACAGCCACAGTGCTCATG atccaatcaattccccgACATCATCTCTCTTCAGTGATTTTGGTGCTTTGAGCCTATCACAAAGGAGAAAG GCTCCTAACCCCACAGCCAGTGAGTTTGTCCCTAAAGGGGCCCCACGAATAGCCTCCATGTCTCAGACGACTGTGCCAGCGTTCGCCTCCCCCATCTTCTCTCATCCTGGCCTGAGCAGCTCCACTGCGGCTGCTCTTGCACCTG GTATGTCCCTTTCGGCTGGGTCATCTCCTCTCCATTCCCCCAAGATCACGCCTCACACTTCCCCAGCCCCACGACGACGCAGCCACACACCCAACCCTATACCAGCCAATTACATGGTGCCTACCACTACGTCTGACCAGGGGGGTGGAGCACACATAATTCAGAAGGAGACTGTGGGCGGGACCACCTACTTCTATACTGATAACACCCCTGCTCCCTTGGCCGGAATG GTGTTCCCGACGTATCACATGTATCCACAAACGGCACCTCATGTGGCGTACATGCAGCCGAAAGCCAATGCGCCATCTTTCTTTATGGCTGATGAACTCCGACAG GAGCTGATTAACAGGCATTTGATAACAATGGCACAGATAGATCAGTCAGAGAACCCTG GAGTGCCATCTGAGGTAGACAGTTACCACAGCCTCTTTCCCCTGGAACCCCTTCCCCCACCCAACTGCCTTCAGAAAACCAGCAACTTCAGCTACATCACTTCCTGTTACAAGGCAGTCAACAGCAAAGATGACCTGCCTTACTGCCTCAGGAGGATACATG GATTCAGGTTGGTAAACACCAAGTGCATGATGCTGGTAGACATGTGGAAGAAAATTCAGCACTCCAATACTGTGACCCTTCGAGAGGTCTTCACCACCAAAGCTTTTGGAGACCACT CACTGGTATTCTCCTATGACTTCCACGCGGGGGCTGAAACAATGTTCAGCAGGCACTTCAACGATCCGGCAGCGGATTCTTTCTTCACTAAAAGAAAGTGGG GCCAGCATGAGCTCCCTCCTCCACGGCAACACGCGGGCCTCTTACCAGAGTCTCTGATCTGGGCCTACATCGTCCAGCTGAGCTCAGCACTGCGCACCATTCACACAGCTGGGCTGGCCTGCAGGGTCATGGACCCCAGCAAGATCCTCATCACTGGAAAGACACG GTTACGAGTCAACTGTGTAGGAATGTTTGATGTCTTAACATTTGACAATAGTCAGACCAACCACCTGGCACTTATGCCCCAGTACCAG CAAGCAGATCTCATCTCCCTGGGGAAGGTGGTGTTGGCACTGGCGTGTAACTCTTTAGCTGGCATTCAGAGAGAGAATCTGCAGAAGGCCATGGAGCTTGTGTCCATCAACTACTCCTCTGACCTCAAAAACCTCATACT GTACCTACTGTCAGAACAGAGCCGTCTACGCAGCGTCAATGACATTATGCCCATGATTGGAGCGCGATTTTACACTCAACTTGATGCCTCGCAAATGAGGAATGATGTCATTGAGGAGGACTTGGCCAAG GAGGTTCAAAATGGGCGATTGTTTCGCCTACTGGCAAAACTGGGAACTATCAATGAGAGACCAGA ATTTCAGAAGGACCCAACATGGTCTGAGACTGGTGATCGTTATCTGCTGAAGCTCTTCAGAGATCACCTGTTCCACCAGGTAACTGAGGCAAGCACACCCTGGATCGACCTCAGCCATATTGTATCCTGTCTCAATAAG CTGGATGCTGGAGTACCAGAGAAGATCAGCCTGGTATCGCGGGATGAGAAGAGCGTTCTTGTGGTGACGTACTCAGACCTAAAGCGATGCTTTGAGAGCACCTTCCAGGAACTTCTGGTCACCGCTAATGGCCCGCTGTAG